A section of the Labrus bergylta chromosome 21, fLabBer1.1, whole genome shotgun sequence genome encodes:
- the LOC109986784 gene encoding myosin-binding protein C, fast-type isoform X3, giving the protein MPEPVPAAKPEGEELGSTELSGLFVEKPPENVVAIAGSDVTFTARVDSTTLTRKPTMKWLKGKWMDLGSKAGKHMQFKETYDRNTKIYTYEMKIIKVVPGDAGGFRCEVTAKDKCDSCTFEITVEAAQQEQQADILSAFKRADAGEDEGDLDFSALLKATKKKKKVKQEPEIDVWELLKNAHPSEYEKIAFEYGITDLRGMLKRLKKMKVVEPKHSEAFLKKLESCYSVEKGKKIVLRCEVFDPDVQVKWLKNGQEIKPSAKYVMEAVGNVRTLTINKTSLADDAAYECVVGEDKCFTEVFVKEPPVTITKLMDDYHVVVGERVEFEIEVSEEGAHVMWYFEETELHKDKDSKYRFKKDGKKHTLIIQEAMLDDIGMYHAWTNGGHTKGELEVEEKQLEVLQDIADLTVRAADQAMFKCEVSDDKVTGKWYKDGVEVLPSERIKLTHIGRFHRLTIDNVKPEDAGDYTFVPDGYALSLSAKLNFLEIKIDYVPRQDPPKIHLDTSGNMVSQNTIIVVAGNKLRLDVEISGEPAPTVVWSKGDKPVTETEGRVRVESRKDLSCFVIEGTEREDEGNYTICVTNPAGEDKAVLFVKIVDVPDPPENVHCTSVGEDCASIIWEPPKFDGGAPLKGYLMERKKKGSSRWTKLNFDVYESTTYEAKRMIEGVMYEMRVFAINSIGMSPPSLSSKPFMPLAPTSEPTRLSVHDVTDSTCTLKWLAPERIGAGGLDGYVIEYCKEGDTEWVVANQELCERQGFVVRGLPVGEKIDFRVVAVNMAGRSPPALLGQPVTIREITEHPKIRLPRDLRTKYIRKVGEKINLVIPFQGKPRPIATWFKDGKPLDEKMVSVRNSNVDSILFIRSAEREHSGKYELVLKIENMEDRASIDIRIIDLPGPPQNVKVTEVWGFNAALEWDPPKDNGNCEITGYTIQKADMKTKEWFTVYDHNRRTNCTASDLIMGNEYMFRIFSENLCGLSEEARMSKNTAVITKTGLEIKRNPYIEKDVSCVPKFTQPLVDRTVVAGYSTAISCAVKGFPRPKIVWMKNKRVLGEDPKYLMQNHQGVLTLNIRKPSAFDGGNYTCKAVNDLGADEVECKLDVRVAPDPEKK; this is encoded by the exons CTAAACCGGAGGGGGAGG agCTTGGGTCGACCGAGCTCTCTGGGCTCTTTGTTGAGAAGCCCCCAGAAAATGTGGTCGCTATTGCAG GATCTGATGTCACGTTCACTGCCAGGGTTGACTCAACCACCCTGACTAGAAAACCAACCATGAAATGGCTGAAGGGGAAGTGGATGGACCTTGGCAGCAAAGCTGGAAAACACATGCAGTTTAAAGAAACTTACGACAGAAATACTAAG ATCTATACTTATGAAATGAAGATCATCAAAGTGGTTCCTGGAGATGCTGGGGGCTTCAGGTGTGAGGTGACGGCTAAAGACAAGTGTGACAGTTGTACCTTTGAGATTACCGTTGAGG CTgcgcagcaggagcagcaggccGATATTTTGTCTGCCTTCAAGAGAGC GGATGCAGGAGAGGACGAAGGAGATCTGGATTTCAGCGCTCTGCTTAAAGCAACCAAGAA gaaaaaaaaagtaaagcagGAACCGGAAATTGACGTGTGGGAATTGCTTAAGAATGCTCATCCTAGCGAGTACGAGAAAATCGCTTTTGAGTATGGCATCACCGACCTGAGGGGCATGCTGAAACGTCTGAAGAAGATGAAGGTTGTCGAGCCCAAGCACAGTGAGG ctttcCTGAAGAAACTTGAATCTTGCTACTCAGTGGAAAAAGGGAAGAAGATTGTCCTGAGGTGTGAGGTGTTCGATCCCGACGTCCAGGTCAAATGGTTGAAGAATGGCCAGGAGATCAAACCCTCAGCCAa GTATGTCATGGAGGCAGTGGGGAATGTCAGAACACTCACCATCAATAAGACTTCCCTGGCTGACGATGCTGCGTATGAGTGTGTGGTCGGGGAGGACAAGTGTTTCACTGAGGTGTTTGTCAAAG AACCCCCAGTGACCATCACCAAGCTGATGGATGACTATCATGTGGTCgttggagagagagtggagttTGAGATTGAGGTGTCAGAGGAGGGCGCCCACGTCATGTG gtaTTTTGAGGAAACAGAGcttcacaaagacaaagactCAAAATATCGATTCAAGAAGGACGGAAAGAAGCACACACTGATTATCCAGGAGGCCATGCTGGATGACATTGGAATGTACCATGCTTGGACAAACGGGGGGCATACTAAAGGAGAGCTGGAAGTCGAAG AAAAACAACTGGAGGTCCTGCAGGACATTGCTGACCTGACAGTCAGGGCTGCTGATCAGGCCATGTTCAAGTGTGAGGTGTCCGATGACAAGGTCACAGGAAAGTGGTACAAAGATGGAGTGGAGGTCCTGCCGAGCGAGCGCATCAAGCTAACTCACATCGGCAG GTTTCACCGGCTGACTATCGATAATGTGAAGCCCGAGGATGCCGGAGACTACACGTTTGTTCCTGATGGATACGCTCTGTCACTTTCTGCCAAACTCAACTTCTTGG AAATTAAGATCGACTACGTGCCAAGACAAG ATCCTCCCAAGATCCACCTGGACACATCTGGAAACATGGTGTCCCAAAACACCATCATTGTGGTGGCTGGCAACAAGCTGCGTCTGGACGTGGAGATCTCAGGAGAGCCAGCACCCACCGTGGTTTGGTCAAAAGGAGATAAA CCAGTTACAGAAACTGAGGGGCGTGTAAGGGTCGAGTCCAGGAAAGACCTGAGCTGCTTCGTCATTGaggggacagagagggaggatgagGGCAACTACACCATCTGTGTCACCAACCCTGCTGGAGAGGACAAGGCTGTGCTGTTTGTGAAGATTGTGG ATGTGCCTGACCCCCCTGAGAACGTGCATTGCACATCAGTGGGAGAGGACTGCGCCTCCATCATCTGGGAGCCCCCCAAGTTTGATGGTGGTGCTCCTCTTAAAG gttACCTcatggagaggaagaagaaaggctCCTCCAGGTGGACTAAGCTCAACTTTGATGTGTACGAATCGACCACATATGAGGCTAAGAGGATGATTGAAGGCGTCATGTACGAGATGAGGGTGTTCGCAATCAACAGCATCGGCATGTCTCCGCCGAGTCTCAGCTCCAAGCCCTTCATGCCTCTTG CCCCAACGAGCGAGCCAACGCGTTTGTCGGTGCATGATGTGACAGACAGCACATGCACCCTGAAGTGGCTCGCTCCGGAGAGGATCGGAGCCGGAGGCCTGGACGGCTACGTCATTGAATACTGCAAGGAAGGAG ACACTGAGTGGGTGGTGGCAAACCAGGAACTGTGTGAAAGGCAGGGATTTGTGGTGCGTGGCCTCCCTGTTGGAGAGAAGATCGACTTTAGGGTGGTGGCGGTAAACATGGCCGGACGCAGTCCTCCTGCGTTGCTCGGTCAGCCCGTCACCATCCGTGAGATCACCG AACATCCTAAGATCCGCCTCCCACGTGACCTGAGAACTAAGTACATCAGGAAAGTAGGAGAAAAGATCAATCTGGTCATCCCCTTCCAG GGTAAGCCTCGCCCGATCGCGACCTGGTTCAAGGACGGTAAACCCCTCGACGAGAAGATGGTCAGTGTCCGTAACTCAAATGTTGACAGCATCCTCTTCATCCGCTCGGCAGAGAGGGAGCACTCTGGAAAATATGAGTTAGTGCTGAAGATTGAGAATATGGAAGACAGAGCCTCTATTGATATCAGGATTATCG ACTTGCCCGGACCTCCTCAGAACGTGAAGGTGACAGAAGTGTGGGGCTTCAACGCTGCTCTGGAGTGGGACCCCCCCAAGGATAATGGAAACTGTGAGATTACTGGATACACGATCCAGAAGGCAGACATGAAGACCAAG GAATGGTTCACTGTTTATGATCACAACAGACGGACTAACTGCACAGCGTCAGATCTGATCATGGGCAACGAGTACATGTTCCGTATCTTCAGCGAGAATCTCTGCGGCCTGAGCGAGGAGGCGCGCATGAGCAAGAACACAGCCGTCATCACCAAGACAG GCCTTGAGATCAAAAGGAACCCATACATAGAGAAGGACGTGTCCTGTGTGCCCAAGTTTACTCAGCCCCTGGTTGACAGAACCGTAGTGGCTGGTTACAGCACCGCCATCAGCTGCGCCGTCAAGGGCTTCCCCAGG CCAAAGATTGTCTGGATGAAGAACAAGAGGGTCCTCGGTGAAGATCCTAAATACTTGATGCAGAACCATCAGGGTGTGCTCACCCTCAATATTCGTAAGCCGAGCGCCTTTGATGGAGGCAATTACACTTGCAAGGCTGTCAATGACCTGGGCGCGGACGAGGTGGAGTGCAAGCTGGATGTTAGAG TTGCTCCAGATCctgaaaagaagtga
- the LOC109986784 gene encoding myosin-binding protein C, fast-type isoform X1: protein MPEPVPAAKPEGEELPPADGDSEGDGDELGSTELSGLFVEKPPENVVAIAGSDVTFTARVDSTTLTRKPTMKWLKGKWMDLGSKAGKHMQFKETYDRNTKIYTYEMKIIKVVPGDAGGFRCEVTAKDKCDSCTFEITVEAAQQEQQADILSAFKRADAGEDEGDLDFSALLKATKKKKKVKQEPEIDVWELLKNAHPSEYEKIAFEYGITDLRGMLKRLKKMKVVEPKHSEAFLKKLESCYSVEKGKKIVLRCEVFDPDVQVKWLKNGQEIKPSAKYVMEAVGNVRTLTINKTSLADDAAYECVVGEDKCFTEVFVKEPPVTITKLMDDYHVVVGERVEFEIEVSEEGAHVMWYFEETELHKDKDSKYRFKKDGKKHTLIIQEAMLDDIGMYHAWTNGGHTKGELEVEEKQLEVLQDIADLTVRAADQAMFKCEVSDDKVTGKWYKDGVEVLPSERIKLTHIGRFHRLTIDNVKPEDAGDYTFVPDGYALSLSAKLNFLEIKIDYVPRQDPPKIHLDTSGNMVSQNTIIVVAGNKLRLDVEISGEPAPTVVWSKGDKPVTETEGRVRVESRKDLSCFVIEGTEREDEGNYTICVTNPAGEDKAVLFVKIVDVPDPPENVHCTSVGEDCASIIWEPPKFDGGAPLKGYLMERKKKGSSRWTKLNFDVYESTTYEAKRMIEGVMYEMRVFAINSIGMSPPSLSSKPFMPLAPTSEPTRLSVHDVTDSTCTLKWLAPERIGAGGLDGYVIEYCKEGDTEWVVANQELCERQGFVVRGLPVGEKIDFRVVAVNMAGRSPPALLGQPVTIREITEHPKIRLPRDLRTKYIRKVGEKINLVIPFQGKPRPIATWFKDGKPLDEKMVSVRNSNVDSILFIRSAEREHSGKYELVLKIENMEDRASIDIRIIDLPGPPQNVKVTEVWGFNAALEWDPPKDNGNCEITGYTIQKADMKTKEWFTVYDHNRRTNCTASDLIMGNEYMFRIFSENLCGLSEEARMSKNTAVITKTGLEIKRNPYIEKDVSCVPKFTQPLVDRTVVAGYSTAISCAVKGFPRPKIVWMKNKRVLGEDPKYLMQNHQGVLTLNIRKPSAFDGGNYTCKAVNDLGADEVECKLDVRVAPDPEKK, encoded by the exons CTAAACCGGAGGGGGAGG AATTACCCCCAGCCGACGGAG ATTCAGAAGGTGATGGGGATG agCTTGGGTCGACCGAGCTCTCTGGGCTCTTTGTTGAGAAGCCCCCAGAAAATGTGGTCGCTATTGCAG GATCTGATGTCACGTTCACTGCCAGGGTTGACTCAACCACCCTGACTAGAAAACCAACCATGAAATGGCTGAAGGGGAAGTGGATGGACCTTGGCAGCAAAGCTGGAAAACACATGCAGTTTAAAGAAACTTACGACAGAAATACTAAG ATCTATACTTATGAAATGAAGATCATCAAAGTGGTTCCTGGAGATGCTGGGGGCTTCAGGTGTGAGGTGACGGCTAAAGACAAGTGTGACAGTTGTACCTTTGAGATTACCGTTGAGG CTgcgcagcaggagcagcaggccGATATTTTGTCTGCCTTCAAGAGAGC GGATGCAGGAGAGGACGAAGGAGATCTGGATTTCAGCGCTCTGCTTAAAGCAACCAAGAA gaaaaaaaaagtaaagcagGAACCGGAAATTGACGTGTGGGAATTGCTTAAGAATGCTCATCCTAGCGAGTACGAGAAAATCGCTTTTGAGTATGGCATCACCGACCTGAGGGGCATGCTGAAACGTCTGAAGAAGATGAAGGTTGTCGAGCCCAAGCACAGTGAGG ctttcCTGAAGAAACTTGAATCTTGCTACTCAGTGGAAAAAGGGAAGAAGATTGTCCTGAGGTGTGAGGTGTTCGATCCCGACGTCCAGGTCAAATGGTTGAAGAATGGCCAGGAGATCAAACCCTCAGCCAa GTATGTCATGGAGGCAGTGGGGAATGTCAGAACACTCACCATCAATAAGACTTCCCTGGCTGACGATGCTGCGTATGAGTGTGTGGTCGGGGAGGACAAGTGTTTCACTGAGGTGTTTGTCAAAG AACCCCCAGTGACCATCACCAAGCTGATGGATGACTATCATGTGGTCgttggagagagagtggagttTGAGATTGAGGTGTCAGAGGAGGGCGCCCACGTCATGTG gtaTTTTGAGGAAACAGAGcttcacaaagacaaagactCAAAATATCGATTCAAGAAGGACGGAAAGAAGCACACACTGATTATCCAGGAGGCCATGCTGGATGACATTGGAATGTACCATGCTTGGACAAACGGGGGGCATACTAAAGGAGAGCTGGAAGTCGAAG AAAAACAACTGGAGGTCCTGCAGGACATTGCTGACCTGACAGTCAGGGCTGCTGATCAGGCCATGTTCAAGTGTGAGGTGTCCGATGACAAGGTCACAGGAAAGTGGTACAAAGATGGAGTGGAGGTCCTGCCGAGCGAGCGCATCAAGCTAACTCACATCGGCAG GTTTCACCGGCTGACTATCGATAATGTGAAGCCCGAGGATGCCGGAGACTACACGTTTGTTCCTGATGGATACGCTCTGTCACTTTCTGCCAAACTCAACTTCTTGG AAATTAAGATCGACTACGTGCCAAGACAAG ATCCTCCCAAGATCCACCTGGACACATCTGGAAACATGGTGTCCCAAAACACCATCATTGTGGTGGCTGGCAACAAGCTGCGTCTGGACGTGGAGATCTCAGGAGAGCCAGCACCCACCGTGGTTTGGTCAAAAGGAGATAAA CCAGTTACAGAAACTGAGGGGCGTGTAAGGGTCGAGTCCAGGAAAGACCTGAGCTGCTTCGTCATTGaggggacagagagggaggatgagGGCAACTACACCATCTGTGTCACCAACCCTGCTGGAGAGGACAAGGCTGTGCTGTTTGTGAAGATTGTGG ATGTGCCTGACCCCCCTGAGAACGTGCATTGCACATCAGTGGGAGAGGACTGCGCCTCCATCATCTGGGAGCCCCCCAAGTTTGATGGTGGTGCTCCTCTTAAAG gttACCTcatggagaggaagaagaaaggctCCTCCAGGTGGACTAAGCTCAACTTTGATGTGTACGAATCGACCACATATGAGGCTAAGAGGATGATTGAAGGCGTCATGTACGAGATGAGGGTGTTCGCAATCAACAGCATCGGCATGTCTCCGCCGAGTCTCAGCTCCAAGCCCTTCATGCCTCTTG CCCCAACGAGCGAGCCAACGCGTTTGTCGGTGCATGATGTGACAGACAGCACATGCACCCTGAAGTGGCTCGCTCCGGAGAGGATCGGAGCCGGAGGCCTGGACGGCTACGTCATTGAATACTGCAAGGAAGGAG ACACTGAGTGGGTGGTGGCAAACCAGGAACTGTGTGAAAGGCAGGGATTTGTGGTGCGTGGCCTCCCTGTTGGAGAGAAGATCGACTTTAGGGTGGTGGCGGTAAACATGGCCGGACGCAGTCCTCCTGCGTTGCTCGGTCAGCCCGTCACCATCCGTGAGATCACCG AACATCCTAAGATCCGCCTCCCACGTGACCTGAGAACTAAGTACATCAGGAAAGTAGGAGAAAAGATCAATCTGGTCATCCCCTTCCAG GGTAAGCCTCGCCCGATCGCGACCTGGTTCAAGGACGGTAAACCCCTCGACGAGAAGATGGTCAGTGTCCGTAACTCAAATGTTGACAGCATCCTCTTCATCCGCTCGGCAGAGAGGGAGCACTCTGGAAAATATGAGTTAGTGCTGAAGATTGAGAATATGGAAGACAGAGCCTCTATTGATATCAGGATTATCG ACTTGCCCGGACCTCCTCAGAACGTGAAGGTGACAGAAGTGTGGGGCTTCAACGCTGCTCTGGAGTGGGACCCCCCCAAGGATAATGGAAACTGTGAGATTACTGGATACACGATCCAGAAGGCAGACATGAAGACCAAG GAATGGTTCACTGTTTATGATCACAACAGACGGACTAACTGCACAGCGTCAGATCTGATCATGGGCAACGAGTACATGTTCCGTATCTTCAGCGAGAATCTCTGCGGCCTGAGCGAGGAGGCGCGCATGAGCAAGAACACAGCCGTCATCACCAAGACAG GCCTTGAGATCAAAAGGAACCCATACATAGAGAAGGACGTGTCCTGTGTGCCCAAGTTTACTCAGCCCCTGGTTGACAGAACCGTAGTGGCTGGTTACAGCACCGCCATCAGCTGCGCCGTCAAGGGCTTCCCCAGG CCAAAGATTGTCTGGATGAAGAACAAGAGGGTCCTCGGTGAAGATCCTAAATACTTGATGCAGAACCATCAGGGTGTGCTCACCCTCAATATTCGTAAGCCGAGCGCCTTTGATGGAGGCAATTACACTTGCAAGGCTGTCAATGACCTGGGCGCGGACGAGGTGGAGTGCAAGCTGGATGTTAGAG TTGCTCCAGATCctgaaaagaagtga
- the LOC109986784 gene encoding myosin-binding protein C, fast-type isoform X2 gives MPEPVPAAKPEGEELPPADGELGSTELSGLFVEKPPENVVAIAGSDVTFTARVDSTTLTRKPTMKWLKGKWMDLGSKAGKHMQFKETYDRNTKIYTYEMKIIKVVPGDAGGFRCEVTAKDKCDSCTFEITVEAAQQEQQADILSAFKRADAGEDEGDLDFSALLKATKKKKKVKQEPEIDVWELLKNAHPSEYEKIAFEYGITDLRGMLKRLKKMKVVEPKHSEAFLKKLESCYSVEKGKKIVLRCEVFDPDVQVKWLKNGQEIKPSAKYVMEAVGNVRTLTINKTSLADDAAYECVVGEDKCFTEVFVKEPPVTITKLMDDYHVVVGERVEFEIEVSEEGAHVMWYFEETELHKDKDSKYRFKKDGKKHTLIIQEAMLDDIGMYHAWTNGGHTKGELEVEEKQLEVLQDIADLTVRAADQAMFKCEVSDDKVTGKWYKDGVEVLPSERIKLTHIGRFHRLTIDNVKPEDAGDYTFVPDGYALSLSAKLNFLEIKIDYVPRQDPPKIHLDTSGNMVSQNTIIVVAGNKLRLDVEISGEPAPTVVWSKGDKPVTETEGRVRVESRKDLSCFVIEGTEREDEGNYTICVTNPAGEDKAVLFVKIVDVPDPPENVHCTSVGEDCASIIWEPPKFDGGAPLKGYLMERKKKGSSRWTKLNFDVYESTTYEAKRMIEGVMYEMRVFAINSIGMSPPSLSSKPFMPLAPTSEPTRLSVHDVTDSTCTLKWLAPERIGAGGLDGYVIEYCKEGDTEWVVANQELCERQGFVVRGLPVGEKIDFRVVAVNMAGRSPPALLGQPVTIREITEHPKIRLPRDLRTKYIRKVGEKINLVIPFQGKPRPIATWFKDGKPLDEKMVSVRNSNVDSILFIRSAEREHSGKYELVLKIENMEDRASIDIRIIDLPGPPQNVKVTEVWGFNAALEWDPPKDNGNCEITGYTIQKADMKTKEWFTVYDHNRRTNCTASDLIMGNEYMFRIFSENLCGLSEEARMSKNTAVITKTGLEIKRNPYIEKDVSCVPKFTQPLVDRTVVAGYSTAISCAVKGFPRPKIVWMKNKRVLGEDPKYLMQNHQGVLTLNIRKPSAFDGGNYTCKAVNDLGADEVECKLDVRVAPDPEKK, from the exons CTAAACCGGAGGGGGAGG AATTACCCCCAGCCGACGGAG agCTTGGGTCGACCGAGCTCTCTGGGCTCTTTGTTGAGAAGCCCCCAGAAAATGTGGTCGCTATTGCAG GATCTGATGTCACGTTCACTGCCAGGGTTGACTCAACCACCCTGACTAGAAAACCAACCATGAAATGGCTGAAGGGGAAGTGGATGGACCTTGGCAGCAAAGCTGGAAAACACATGCAGTTTAAAGAAACTTACGACAGAAATACTAAG ATCTATACTTATGAAATGAAGATCATCAAAGTGGTTCCTGGAGATGCTGGGGGCTTCAGGTGTGAGGTGACGGCTAAAGACAAGTGTGACAGTTGTACCTTTGAGATTACCGTTGAGG CTgcgcagcaggagcagcaggccGATATTTTGTCTGCCTTCAAGAGAGC GGATGCAGGAGAGGACGAAGGAGATCTGGATTTCAGCGCTCTGCTTAAAGCAACCAAGAA gaaaaaaaaagtaaagcagGAACCGGAAATTGACGTGTGGGAATTGCTTAAGAATGCTCATCCTAGCGAGTACGAGAAAATCGCTTTTGAGTATGGCATCACCGACCTGAGGGGCATGCTGAAACGTCTGAAGAAGATGAAGGTTGTCGAGCCCAAGCACAGTGAGG ctttcCTGAAGAAACTTGAATCTTGCTACTCAGTGGAAAAAGGGAAGAAGATTGTCCTGAGGTGTGAGGTGTTCGATCCCGACGTCCAGGTCAAATGGTTGAAGAATGGCCAGGAGATCAAACCCTCAGCCAa GTATGTCATGGAGGCAGTGGGGAATGTCAGAACACTCACCATCAATAAGACTTCCCTGGCTGACGATGCTGCGTATGAGTGTGTGGTCGGGGAGGACAAGTGTTTCACTGAGGTGTTTGTCAAAG AACCCCCAGTGACCATCACCAAGCTGATGGATGACTATCATGTGGTCgttggagagagagtggagttTGAGATTGAGGTGTCAGAGGAGGGCGCCCACGTCATGTG gtaTTTTGAGGAAACAGAGcttcacaaagacaaagactCAAAATATCGATTCAAGAAGGACGGAAAGAAGCACACACTGATTATCCAGGAGGCCATGCTGGATGACATTGGAATGTACCATGCTTGGACAAACGGGGGGCATACTAAAGGAGAGCTGGAAGTCGAAG AAAAACAACTGGAGGTCCTGCAGGACATTGCTGACCTGACAGTCAGGGCTGCTGATCAGGCCATGTTCAAGTGTGAGGTGTCCGATGACAAGGTCACAGGAAAGTGGTACAAAGATGGAGTGGAGGTCCTGCCGAGCGAGCGCATCAAGCTAACTCACATCGGCAG GTTTCACCGGCTGACTATCGATAATGTGAAGCCCGAGGATGCCGGAGACTACACGTTTGTTCCTGATGGATACGCTCTGTCACTTTCTGCCAAACTCAACTTCTTGG AAATTAAGATCGACTACGTGCCAAGACAAG ATCCTCCCAAGATCCACCTGGACACATCTGGAAACATGGTGTCCCAAAACACCATCATTGTGGTGGCTGGCAACAAGCTGCGTCTGGACGTGGAGATCTCAGGAGAGCCAGCACCCACCGTGGTTTGGTCAAAAGGAGATAAA CCAGTTACAGAAACTGAGGGGCGTGTAAGGGTCGAGTCCAGGAAAGACCTGAGCTGCTTCGTCATTGaggggacagagagggaggatgagGGCAACTACACCATCTGTGTCACCAACCCTGCTGGAGAGGACAAGGCTGTGCTGTTTGTGAAGATTGTGG ATGTGCCTGACCCCCCTGAGAACGTGCATTGCACATCAGTGGGAGAGGACTGCGCCTCCATCATCTGGGAGCCCCCCAAGTTTGATGGTGGTGCTCCTCTTAAAG gttACCTcatggagaggaagaagaaaggctCCTCCAGGTGGACTAAGCTCAACTTTGATGTGTACGAATCGACCACATATGAGGCTAAGAGGATGATTGAAGGCGTCATGTACGAGATGAGGGTGTTCGCAATCAACAGCATCGGCATGTCTCCGCCGAGTCTCAGCTCCAAGCCCTTCATGCCTCTTG CCCCAACGAGCGAGCCAACGCGTTTGTCGGTGCATGATGTGACAGACAGCACATGCACCCTGAAGTGGCTCGCTCCGGAGAGGATCGGAGCCGGAGGCCTGGACGGCTACGTCATTGAATACTGCAAGGAAGGAG ACACTGAGTGGGTGGTGGCAAACCAGGAACTGTGTGAAAGGCAGGGATTTGTGGTGCGTGGCCTCCCTGTTGGAGAGAAGATCGACTTTAGGGTGGTGGCGGTAAACATGGCCGGACGCAGTCCTCCTGCGTTGCTCGGTCAGCCCGTCACCATCCGTGAGATCACCG AACATCCTAAGATCCGCCTCCCACGTGACCTGAGAACTAAGTACATCAGGAAAGTAGGAGAAAAGATCAATCTGGTCATCCCCTTCCAG GGTAAGCCTCGCCCGATCGCGACCTGGTTCAAGGACGGTAAACCCCTCGACGAGAAGATGGTCAGTGTCCGTAACTCAAATGTTGACAGCATCCTCTTCATCCGCTCGGCAGAGAGGGAGCACTCTGGAAAATATGAGTTAGTGCTGAAGATTGAGAATATGGAAGACAGAGCCTCTATTGATATCAGGATTATCG ACTTGCCCGGACCTCCTCAGAACGTGAAGGTGACAGAAGTGTGGGGCTTCAACGCTGCTCTGGAGTGGGACCCCCCCAAGGATAATGGAAACTGTGAGATTACTGGATACACGATCCAGAAGGCAGACATGAAGACCAAG GAATGGTTCACTGTTTATGATCACAACAGACGGACTAACTGCACAGCGTCAGATCTGATCATGGGCAACGAGTACATGTTCCGTATCTTCAGCGAGAATCTCTGCGGCCTGAGCGAGGAGGCGCGCATGAGCAAGAACACAGCCGTCATCACCAAGACAG GCCTTGAGATCAAAAGGAACCCATACATAGAGAAGGACGTGTCCTGTGTGCCCAAGTTTACTCAGCCCCTGGTTGACAGAACCGTAGTGGCTGGTTACAGCACCGCCATCAGCTGCGCCGTCAAGGGCTTCCCCAGG CCAAAGATTGTCTGGATGAAGAACAAGAGGGTCCTCGGTGAAGATCCTAAATACTTGATGCAGAACCATCAGGGTGTGCTCACCCTCAATATTCGTAAGCCGAGCGCCTTTGATGGAGGCAATTACACTTGCAAGGCTGTCAATGACCTGGGCGCGGACGAGGTGGAGTGCAAGCTGGATGTTAGAG TTGCTCCAGATCctgaaaagaagtga